In Corallococcus caeni, the genomic stretch GCACTACGCGGACATCCTCGTCCAGGAGGACGGACACCTGCTCCCCTCACTGGTGGCGGCCATCCAGACCCATGGCTCGCTGACGCATTACCTCCTGCTCTGTGTGCAGAAGCTCGTCTCGCTGGTCCACGGAGAGGAACTGCCCAACAACGTGGACGTGAACCTCTTCCTCCAGGCGTGCGGCCTCCTGCGGGCGATGCCGGTCTCGTTCTGGCTGCTGGCGCTCCTGGGCGCGGTAGGGCTCATGGCCACCGCCGGGCGGTGGCGGCGGGTCTGGCCGCTCTACATCGCCATCGCGGCGGGCGTGCCCACCATCCTGCTGGCGTCGATGCTCGCCCGCTATCGCCTGCCGATTGCCGCGGCCATGCTGCCACTGTCGGCGTCGGGGCTGCTGGCCTTGGGGGAATGGACGAAGACGCACCGCTGGGGCGCGCTGGCGACGACAGGGCTCCTGGCGCTGCTGTACGTCCCCTGGGCCGTGCGCGAGCACGTGATACCGGGCACGGAACGCTCAGCCGCCCAATACCGGCGTCTGGGCCGGCTGAGCATGGACCTGGACCCGGAGTTCGCCGCGCTCCACTTCCGTGAATGCCTGCGGTGGAACGCGGAGCTCGCGGACTGCGAACTGGGTCTGGGGCAAGCCCTGCTGCAGCAGGGACAGGTCGAGGAGGGCCTTGCCGCCCTTCGTCAGGCCGCGGCCCTTTCGCAGTCCGACCCCACCACCCGGCAGGCCGCCGAGCAACTCCTGCAGGCCCATGGAGGCCCCTGACGCATGCATCGGCTCGAACTGCCTCCTGGCCCGCCCTCTGTCGAAGCGCGAACGACCGCCAGCGTGTCCCGCGACGCGGCCGACCTGACGCTCGACATCGTCATCCCCGTGTTCAACGAGGAGGAGATGCTGGACCTGCTGCTCGGGCGGCTGGCCCAGGTCTTCGCGCCCGAGGTGCTCGCTCGGCAGGGCGTAGCGTCCGTGCGGCTTATCCTGGTGGACGACGGAAGTCGCGACGCCACCGCGCGGCTGCTCGCCGAGCGCATCCGGGGAGGACTGCAGGCGCGGCTCATCCGGTTGTCGCGCAACTTCGGACATCAGGGCGCGGTGTGCGCGGGGTTGGACCACGCGGATGCGGACCTGGTTTCGGTGATGGACGCGGACCTCCAGGATCCGCCGGAGGTGGTCTGGGACATGCTGGCCGCATGGCGCCAGGGCGCGGACGTCGCCTTTGGAAGGCGGCGGCGGCGGCAGGGCAACGTGGTCAAGCGGTTGGGTTACTGGGGCTTCTACCGGCTGGTGGCGTTCCTCTCCGAGATCAACCTGCCCCTGGACACCGGGGACTTCTGCCTGATGGACCGGGGCGTGGTGACGGCGCTGCGCCAGTTGCCGGAGAACCTGCGCTTCTCCCGGGGCCTCAGGGCTTGGGTGGGTTTCCAGCAGGTGGCGGTGCCCTTCGACCGGCCAGCACGCGCTGCGGGCGAGCCCAAATACACCTGGAGCAAGCTGTACCGGTTGGCCACCGACGGCATCGCGTCCATGAGCACGCGGCCCCTGCAGGCGGCCCAGCTCGCCAGCTTCCTCTTCGGCGTGCTCACGGTGCTCTTCCTGTTCCTGCTGGTGGGCTTCTCACGCCACCTGGACGTGCCTCGTCCTTTCCTCTTCGCCTACGTGCTCATCGCCACTGGCAACGCGGTGCTGGCGTTCTGCCTCTACATCCTGGGGGCGTACGTGGGCCGTACATACCTGGAGGTGAAGGGCCGTCCCCCCTATCTCGTGATGGAGCGGGTGGAACCCCGCGTGCGCCAGGAGAATCTCCATGTCCCTCCCGTCCCCTGAGTCCGCCGCCCCGGTGGAGATGCTGTCGCGCCCCACTTCCGCGGAGCCCTTCCCCGACGAGTGGTACGACGAGTCCTCCGCGGACCACTTCTGGTTCACCTGGCGGCTGCGCGCGCTGCACCGCCTGATGAAGGACGTGGGTCTGTCCACAGAGGCCACGCTCCGGGCGCTGGACATCGGCTCGGGGTCAGGTGTGCTTGCGCGCCAGTTGGAGGACACCACCGCGTGGACGGTGGACGCCACCGACCTCAACCTGGGCGCGTTGAAGCGATGCGCGCCGCGCCGGGGCCGGACGCTCTACTACGACGTCACCGAGGAGCGAACCGAGCTACGGGGCACCTACGACGTGGCCCTCCTCTTCGACGTCATCGAGCACGTTCCCAAGCCACGCCCCCTGCTCGAGTCCGCGCTGCGGCATCTGAAACCCGGCGGGTGGCTGCTCATCAACGTACCCGCGCTGCCCGTGCTCTTCAGCCGCTATGACGTCGTCGCGGGCCACGTGCGGCGCTACACACGCGACAGCCTGGCCCGCGAGTTGGACGGCCTGCCGCTCTCCTCGCGGGCGCTGCGTTACTGGGGTTTCTCCCTGGTGCCCGCGCTGCTCGCGCGCAAGGCGCTGATGCCCACCCAGGACCCGGACCAGCAGCGGGTCATTGAACGAGGCTTCGTGCCCCCGTCGAAGCTGGTGGACGGAGCGCTGCGCGTCCTGATGCACGCGGAGACGCGTCTGTCCGCGCGGCCGGTGCTGGGGACGTCCGTGCTGTACGCGGGCCGCGTGCCCTGACTCAGGCCTGGCCGCGCAGGCCCCGGGGCACCAGCACGCGCGCCACCACCTCGAAGAGGCCGCTGACCGCGAGCGCCAGCACCGCCGCGGGCACCGCGCCCTCCAGGATGAGCCCCACGTCGTCCAGGCGGATGCCGGTGAGGATGGGCTGGCCGTAGCCGCCCGCGCCCACCAGCGCGCCCAGCGTGGCCGTGCCCACGTTGATGACCGCCGCCGTCTGGATGCCCGCGAGGATGGACGCCGCCGCCATGGGCAGTTCGATGCGCCACAGCCGCGCGCCGGACGGCAGGCCCAGCGCCTCCGCGGACTCGCGCACCTCCCACGGGATGCCCTGCAACCCCGCCGCCGTGTTCCGCACGATGGGCAGCAGGCTGTAGAGGAACAGCGCCGCGATGGCCGGCTTCGAGCCGATGCCCAAGAGCGGAATCATGAACACCAGCAGCGCCAGCGACGGCACCGTCTGGATGACACTGGAGAGCCCCAGCACGCCCTGCCCCAGGCGCGGACGGCGCGCGGCCACCACGCCCAGCGGGATGGCCAGCGCGATGGCCGCCACCAGCGACAGGCCCACGAGGAACAGGTGCTCGCGCGTGCGCTGCCAGACGCGGGACGCCCGCCCGTCCGTGCGCACCTGTGTCGTCAGCCCCAGCGACTGCTGGAGGAAGTCCGACGCCACCCGCGCCTCCGGCACGTGCTCCAGCCGCGCGCGGGCGTTGAGCTTCACCATCTCCGCTTCCGGCAGCGCGCCCTCCAGCCGGCGCAATGCGGAGACGACCCGGGGCGCCCGCGTCTCCAGGTCCGCGCGGTAGAGGAGCACGGCGTCGTACGCGGGGAAGTGGTGCCGGTCGTCCTCCAGCACGCGCAGCCCGTAGGCGGCGATCTCCGCGTCCGTCGAGTACAGGTCCGTGAGTTGAATCGCCCCGCTCTCCAGGCCCCGGTAGGCCAGGTCGTGGTCCAGGCCGCGCACGTCGCGCTGGGGCAGACCGTACGCGTCGCGCAGCGCGGGCCAGCCGTCGCCCCGCTGCATGAACTCGTTGCTGAAGCCCACGCGCAGCTCCGGGTGGGCCTTCAGGTCGGAGATGCGGCGGATGCCCAGCCGCTGGGCCTCTGCTTCCTTCATGCCCAGCGCGTACGTGTTGTTGAAGCCCAGCGACGCGCTCATGCGCAGGCCCTCGCCCGCGAGCGCCTGGCGCAGCGCCGCGTCGTCCGGCAGCGCGCGGCCCACGAGCAGCTCCTGGCGCAGCGTGCCGGTGTACTCGGGATAGACGTCCAGCTCGCCCCGGCGCAGCGCCTCCCACAGCACCGTGGTGCCGCCCAGCTCGCGCCGGTGCGAGGCCCGCGCGCCCGCGTCCTTCGCCACCTGCGTCACCAGCTCCCCGAGGATGACGGACTCGGTGAACTTCTTGGAGCCCACGCGCACCTCCGGCCCCGCGCCGTCGGCGCGCTCGCACGCGACGCCGAAGAGCAGCAGCCACGCCAACGCCAGCGCGCGCATCACCCGGACCTCCGCAGGGGCAGCGGACGCTGGGCCTGGATGAAGCGCGTGACGAACGGCTCCGCGGGCCGCGCCTCCAGGTCGTCCAGCGAGCCCTGCTGCACCACCTGGCCCTCGCGCATCAGCACGATGCCGTCGCCCAGGTAGGCCGCCTCCGACAGGTCGTGGGTGACGAGCACCACCGTCTTGCCCAGCCGTTCGAAGATGCCGCGCAGCTCCGTCTGGAGGTCATGGCGCACCAGCGGATCCAACGCGCCCAGGGGTTCGTCCAGCAGCAGCACGTCCGGGTCCAGCATCAGCGCGCGCATCAGCGCCACCCGCTGCCGCTGGCCTCCGGACAGCTCCCCGGGGAAGCGCTCCAGCGCGTCCGCCGGCAAGCGCGTCAGGTCCATCAACGAGGCCAGCCGTTCGCGGATCCGCGTCTCCGGCCAGCGCAGGTGCCGCGCCATCAGCGTGACGTTCCGCGCGCCGGTGAGGTGCGGGAACAGCCCCCCGCCCTGGAGCGCGTAGCCCACGCGGCGGCGCACGGCGAGCAGCGCGCTTTCGTCCTCCGGCAGGGGCTGTCCGTCGAAGAGCACGCGCCCCGTGTCGGGACGAAGCAGGCCGTTGAGCAGCCGCAGCAGCGTGGACTTCCCGCAGCCGCTGGGACCGATGAGCGCCGTGGTGGCGCCCTTCGGCAGCTCCAGGCTCAGCGGGTGCAGGGCTTGCGCGGCACCGAAGCGCTTGGACACCTCCTCCAGGATGAACACGGACGCCACGTCCCTTCAGCGCGGAGCGAACACGCCGTTGCAGGCGGTTGGAAAGGGGAAGGAGGCACTGGCGGGAAGGCTGCACGCCGCGAACATCCCCCAGCCCTGGCGGTCCACGCCGCCGGCCCAGACCTGGACGTCACCGCCGCCTTCCGGCGCGGGCGCGGTGAAGCGGACGCAGCGCGTGGCCAGGCCCTCCACGAAGCAGTCGCGCACCTCCACCGGGCCCGCGCCCGGGAGCGCGTCGCGCAGCTCCTCCACGCTCCGGTCGCGCCAGCGCTGCACCTGGGCCGAGCCCGGCTCCGCCGGCCAGAAGACGCTCCAGGAGAAGGTGGCCGCGGCGCAGCGGATCCTCCCCGCGCGCGTCGTCGAGGCCGCGAGCTCGCACCCCTCCGGCAGGAACAGCAGTCGCCATGGCAGCCTCGGCGGGGTGACGCGCGACGACGGCGCCAGC encodes the following:
- a CDS encoding glycosyltransferase family 2 protein; protein product: MHRLELPPGPPSVEARTTASVSRDAADLTLDIVIPVFNEEEMLDLLLGRLAQVFAPEVLARQGVASVRLILVDDGSRDATARLLAERIRGGLQARLIRLSRNFGHQGAVCAGLDHADADLVSVMDADLQDPPEVVWDMLAAWRQGADVAFGRRRRRQGNVVKRLGYWGFYRLVAFLSEINLPLDTGDFCLMDRGVVTALRQLPENLRFSRGLRAWVGFQQVAVPFDRPARAAGEPKYTWSKLYRLATDGIASMSTRPLQAAQLASFLFGVLTVLFLFLLVGFSRHLDVPRPFLFAYVLIATGNAVLAFCLYILGAYVGRTYLEVKGRPPYLVMERVEPRVRQENLHVPPVP
- a CDS encoding class I SAM-dependent methyltransferase: MSLPSPESAAPVEMLSRPTSAEPFPDEWYDESSADHFWFTWRLRALHRLMKDVGLSTEATLRALDIGSGSGVLARQLEDTTAWTVDATDLNLGALKRCAPRRGRTLYYDVTEERTELRGTYDVALLFDVIEHVPKPRPLLESALRHLKPGGWLLINVPALPVLFSRYDVVAGHVRRYTRDSLARELDGLPLSSRALRYWGFSLVPALLARKALMPTQDPDQQRVIERGFVPPSKLVDGALRVLMHAETRLSARPVLGTSVLYAGRVP
- a CDS encoding ABC transporter permease/substrate-binding protein, which encodes MRALALAWLLLFGVACERADGAGPEVRVGSKKFTESVILGELVTQVAKDAGARASHRRELGGTTVLWEALRRGELDVYPEYTGTLRQELLVGRALPDDAALRQALAGEGLRMSASLGFNNTYALGMKEAEAQRLGIRRISDLKAHPELRVGFSNEFMQRGDGWPALRDAYGLPQRDVRGLDHDLAYRGLESGAIQLTDLYSTDAEIAAYGLRVLEDDRHHFPAYDAVLLYRADLETRAPRVVSALRRLEGALPEAEMVKLNARARLEHVPEARVASDFLQQSLGLTTQVRTDGRASRVWQRTREHLFLVGLSLVAAIALAIPLGVVAARRPRLGQGVLGLSSVIQTVPSLALLVFMIPLLGIGSKPAIAALFLYSLLPIVRNTAAGLQGIPWEVRESAEALGLPSGARLWRIELPMAAASILAGIQTAAVINVGTATLGALVGAGGYGQPILTGIRLDDVGLILEGAVPAAVLALAVSGLFEVVARVLVPRGLRGQA
- a CDS encoding ATP-binding cassette domain-containing protein, translated to MFILEEVSKRFGAAQALHPLSLELPKGATTALIGPSGCGKSTLLRLLNGLLRPDTGRVLFDGQPLPEDESALLAVRRRVGYALQGGGLFPHLTGARNVTLMARHLRWPETRIRERLASLMDLTRLPADALERFPGELSGGQRQRVALMRALMLDPDVLLLDEPLGALDPLVRHDLQTELRGIFERLGKTVVLVTHDLSEAAYLGDGIVLMREGQVVQQGSLDDLEARPAEPFVTRFIQAQRPLPLRRSG